The window atgaaaaattaatttacaaataaGTTCATTAAATTTGTTCTCAAATCAGTCATAAGCAGTAAGCCATTTTGTTAAGTGTTCCATACAATGCACAAAAACACATTGCTGAAACACAGCTAACTGCTGCACACAGGCAGGAATGTTACACTGTTCAGTTTTCTTCAACTTCTCCTTCCTGTTCCTCATCAAATTCAGCATCCTCGTCAGCTGTCGCCTCCTGGTACTGTTGGTATTCAGAGATAAGGTCATTCATGTTAGATTCCGCCTCTGTGAACTCCATTTCATCCATGCCTTCACCAGTGTACCAGTGGAGGAAAGCCTTTCGGCGGAACATAGCAGTGAACTGCTCCGATATACGCTTGAACAGCTCCTGAATTGCTGTAGAATTACCAACAAATGTGGCAGCCATTTTGAGTCCTCTAGGTGGAATGTCACAGACTGCCGTCTTCACGTTGTTGGGGATCCATTCTACAAAGTAACTGCTATTCTTGTTCTGGATGTTCAGCATCTGCTCATCTACTTCCTTCATTGACATGCgaccacggaacattgcagccacAGTGAGGTAACGACCATGACGAGGATCACACGCAGCCATCATATTTTTGGCATCAAACATTTGCTGGGTAAGCTCAGGTACAGTAAGGGCACGGTATTGTTGGGATCCTCGTGAAGTGAGAGGAGCAAAACCTGGCATAAAGAAGTGGAGGCGAGGGAAAGGTACCAGGTTGACAGCTAGTTTACGAAGGTCGGAATTAAGCTGACCAGGGAACCTCAGGCAAGTTGTTACACCAGACATTGTGAGAGATACAAGGTGGTTCAAGTCTCCATACGTTGGCGTTGCAAGTTTGAGGGTGCGGAAGCAGATGTCATACAGTGCCTCATTGTCAATGACATAGGTTTCATCTGTGTTTTCTACAAGCTGGTGAACCGACAGTGTTGCATTATAAGGCTCAACAACTGTGTCTGAAACCTGGAAAGAAAAGATACTTTCAGCTTTTTATTTAACAAATTCTATATAGAATTTGTGTAACAAAGTTTTAAAATTTCAACTTCTTTGGAACTTTTATCTTTAAATTGTTACACTAagttattaattttatatgatggaaAGTAGGAAAACCATAGTTACCTTAGGTGAAGGGACGACTGAGTATGTGTTCATTATCCTGTCAGGGTATTCTTCACGGATTTTTGAAATAAGCAGAGTTCCCATTCCAGATCCTGTGCCACCACCCAACGAATGGGTCAGCTGGAAGCCCTGTAGGCAATCACAGCTCTCTGCCTCCTTCCTGACAACATCCAACACAGAGTCCACAAGTTCAGCACCCTCTGTGTAGTGCCCTTTTGCCCAGTTATTACCTGCTCCACTTTGTCCGAACACAAAGTTATCTGGCCTGAAAAGCTGGCCAAATGGCCCAGATCGTACTGAGTCCATTGTGCCTGGCTCCAGGTCAACAAGGATGGCACGAGGAACATATTTTCCACCAGATGCTTCATTGTAATACACATTTATACGTTCCAGCTGCAGGTCTGAGTCACCATGATATGCACCAGTGGGGTCAATGCCATGCTCATCTGAGATGATCTCCCAGAACTGAAACAGGAGACAATTATGTAATTTACAGCAGAACTTAAAATTGTTTTACTTGCTTGATATACGAGGTCAAATTACAATATGTGGAGGTCACTTAACATATCTGAGACCTATAATACAGTCAacgttctttaaattttctaaaagCTAGCACCATACTCTAATTACAGATATTGTACACTAATACACTACATCGAAGATTTTCATGTAGAATCTTTAAAGACGATATCTAACACTCATTTACAGTTTAAAACAGGGCTACTGATATTAAGTACAGCATGGAGTGAAACATGTCAGGGCGTCAATATGTTACATCCACCGTCCTCATTCGTATCAGCCACTCAAGTGAACACACAAAAAGTGTTTACGAATTTAAAAGACGTATGATAAAGGTTGCTACCGTACTCACTGAAGACAGCGAACATACTGAAGGAATTAGTAGACACGTAAATACAGGGCTATTATTTTTATACTAATTTTAGACAATCCCTACGAACGCACTATTTCGCTGTTAACCGAACTACTTCGTGAGACATTTAACACGATGGTGTATTTACCAAGCTGATACTAAGGTAATGTTGAAACACAATTATTTCAGACTTAAAGGCCACATTATCACGCGTCTCTTCACACGCATTTGACATTACTAGCTATGAGGACTCTCCCGGGTAGCCGCAGCTATAGTAATACATCTTCTAAAGAAAACTGCTTACAGCAGTAAGCTGTGTTCCTCCTGCAAGATGTCTAGTCTTTATTTCGCACCATTACATATTATAATAACCTAACTTAGTCTGATGCGTCGAGTAAATTCATACAGTAAGTACTGGCACAAAGCGATTACTTCGTTATTAATGAAAAGGCACAAACACTTAAGCTCAAAATACTGTTTACTATGAAATCTGTAGAGCGATTCACACAAATCGAAATGCAAAATAAAGACAGGTTAGTTGCTCTTGCACTGGTGTGGAAATTAACTTCATGAAGTCTCTTAACCGTCGTAAAAAATTCGCGAGGTGTCATCTACGGCTACCACTCAAAATTCAAAATCGACCAATAAGAAACCAGGGCGCACGAGGTCACGTGTCGCGCGGGAACATATCTACACGTATTACTTCAATTTATATACGCCCTGTGACTGATCACAAATTTAGAACATATTCACCAGGAATAAGATTCAGTTCAAGACTATGTCGCTCTGAAACGATTTCCTTTTCTTCCTATCCGCGTGTTAATACTGCAAGTACGCAAATTAGAACATTTCCTTATACTTAAGATTATTATAACCTAAGCAGAAAATTTAAAACGTGTAGAGTTCAAAATCAGCATCACGAACAATCTACTTCTGAAATTTGCTTTCTGCGCATAAGAACTTCGTGTAACCCTCACAAGCACAGCAACTGCAGAATGCCTTATCACAAACCGCGAATCACGTGCCGGGTTAACAGGTTGCACCGAACGGCGATAAAACCAGCACTTTAACAATGCGAGGTCCTTTTTTTCCATAAAACAATTACGAAAGTTTAAACTTTCGGCTCTGCGGCAATAATGAACTATCCGTTAACACCTGCATCATGATAAGGTagacaaagaaaaataagcagAGCGCCTTATTTCAATAATTTAACGGAGTAATAAAGGAGTATCTGAAGGATTTTTCCTCCAGAATGAAAAAGCAAAGGAGAGAAGGACCAAGTAGTTACAGCAAACGTTTGTGTAAACCGTTAACAAAAATCATGTGTACCTGTCCGGCGATTTAACGAATACATACTCAAAAAGTTAAGACACAGAAAACTCCTTACCTTCGCTCCAATCTGGTTGCCGCACTGACCGGCCTGGATGTGCACAATTTCCCTCATGGTTATCTACACCACACGAACCAACGTAGCAAGTACTCACGAACTCTCCGCTAACGGATCCTCAACTGAGAGAGAACAACGCCCTGCCGCCGTAATATCCCTGCCGCCTGCCCTCCTATTGGTGGAGCGCGGTGACGCTCTCGTGACGTCGTTCTTCCTACGCCAGTTCTTTGAATTTCAAATATCTGCCCGCAAGTAGTCCCGACCTAATAAGCTGTCAAGTCGTAAGAACTACCAAACAACGACAAAACAGCGATCGATAAAGGTACCCTTTAAATACTATGCAAGCTTTAAATACTATTGCCCCACTGTAGTACAGATGGCGCGCAGTTCAATTGTCTGCCATACTTCTCGAAGAATCCATACTTACGTTACAACGCGTGCGCTGTAGTTCGCAATTTGCTAGCATTTTTAGGACTCGCCGTTACGAATCGTAATGTTACTGTGTAGGAGCGCCGTCGATGTGGAATAAAAATGTTGCTCGAGTATTAATTAAAGGATCTTTAAGAACATATAgagaaattttgtttcagtaaaGAACACACCGCCAACATACCAAAATCCCGGTTGCTGCTCAGAATTCAGTGACTACATTGTAATTTTAAACTGGACATCCTTTCTCCCTTCGCACACATGGGTAATGCTGCACTCGTCAGTTGTAGGCAGAGCGTATCGCCTTTTTTCCGCGTTCTGTTTTATCAGTTTGCGATTGCATTACATGAAGACACACGTGTCTCTCCTATCTCCATTCCATTTTCACCATAGGCGTTATGAGGTCTTCTTCTTACTTCTGTTCTCTGATCCATTTGTTTATTTTCGTGCCTCTCCTACTAATTCGCAACATGCACAACTCTCCCCATTCATATTTTGTAATAATTCCAGGTTAGAAGTCCTTGTTTTAGTCAAAATGAGTAGAACACATTCATTGTAAATTTTACATTGAGGAGACATCGGAATCACCGCACtgaaactttattatttttcccagtATCATTCCAGGTCAATTTTGTTTTTTACACATTTTTTGCTGTTATCTGATAGCTGTCAGTTACCGGTATGTTTTAGAATATCAAACTGATTATTATAATTGTATAGCCCAGTTTATTTTCTTATAAGGATATATGAAGCGCTTTGTTATAGCTCGTCTCCCCGCGATGCAAATACAGCAGTGTAGTCCAGTAAAAGAAGGAAAACTATGGGAAAAATTATTGCAGTCGCAAATTCTTGTACGGTGGTAGAGGGAGTGTAATgaataacatactaaaaatcctgaccagtGGTGTATAACCATGTGAGCGGAGGGGGTTTAAGGatcacttttttgtttttcttaactgTCTAGAAAAACACTACTTGTAGCGAAAATGTTTACCcgtaaaaaaattaattctatTTCCTACAAGAAAAGGttatattcattttttctctaggagtAATAGTTCCGTGTTTCACGGGATGATaaatcgcagattattaaaaatagtgttttaatggcgtaaaatttatgtatattgttgaaTAACGGGATTTGAGAACAAACGCTAAATTTTTGTgccacatctaagtgcagtagaacGGCAGTAAGGGATAAATTATGTTTTGGTGGTCAGAAGCGTGAGGGAAGGTAGGTCGCCGGATTGTAGTCTGCAAAATGAAGAGTGAGCAGGCAGTTCCCCTTCCTCTCTAGTGCACTACATCACAAAAAGCAACAAGATGTTTTACAAAGTTATATCGATCCTTGCGCAGCTCGTTAAGGGGTCACTGGCGAAGTAGTGTGCAGACGTGCTTCGAGGTGTTTTATTTTCCACATACTGTATTAAAACTACTTGGGATACCGATACGAATTGCTAATAATACAAACGCATGtggacagaatctacgtaaatctctgTTCTACAGTGCtgtagcgttcttccgggaaaggcaaaTTCTCTCATCGCGAGTGCTGtccacttttcagtttacagacagaccatACCTCCCCAGTGTTTCGTTTCAAGTTCTGTcaggtggccggccgttgtgaccgagcgattctaggcgcttcagtccggaacagggctgctgctacggtcgcaggttcgaatcctgcctcgggcatggatgtgtctgatgtccttaggttagttaggtttaagtagttctaagtctaggggactgatgacctcagatgttaagtcccataatgcttagagccatttgaaccatctgtcaagTGAATAAGCAAGATAACTTCACAGAGCTcatgtttatatagtggagttattttcagtttaataagtgtGTATTTCTTTGCACTTATTAAAGGAGCTGTTATGTAAATAGGCCCAACTGCTGGCACTGTCAAATGCCTTCTAGTACTGAAAAGCCTGCCCATGCTGTCAATACGTATTCGACAATATCGGTTTCATTGTCTCCAACTAACAATAGCTGGAATACTTATCGCACCTAGAGGATATTAAAGTGCATCACCCCACCCTCAGCTCTGCCAACGTCTGAAGAGGCCGATGGACAGAAATAGGTCTCCGAAGTGTTAATAGAACTTCATAAAATTCAACACAAGTCCAGCAATGGATTGTAGCAGATTACTCTTCTTTTAATATAACAATCAGACATATTGACTTCCACCTTGCAAGATATTCTGTGGATGTATGGTAAGTGCTCCAGTGCGGCCCACTCTACAAGTGCcagcaattcctgaatggaagAGGTTTATGCAGTCTTCCAGTAACACAGCTGATGATGAGAAAATTGTCGTAACTTTCTGGTCATTCTTTAATTCACCCGCAAGTGACTACAACACAGCTACATGGATTTACATTATACTGTCAATGACAGACAGTAGCGAGTTCCCTTTCCCACCGACACTGCATAGGTCACTGACATCACGCAAATTAAGCACTTTTTCAATCATAGTTAATGGCAAAGTATAttacataaaagctcacttaacaattgcagataagtagtcagtAACCTGAAAGTAATCTGCTACATAAGCACGagttcagtgaagttattttgcctATTTACGTAAGAGAAGTGAACAGGATGTTCTGGGAAGTCTGTCTGTAAATGAAGGAGCGGGGTGCATAACCACAATCTGGCTACCTAACTTCTGCCACGCTCTAACATCCATgcctgtcttcccccccccccccccccccccccccgttacacACCAAGAACACAAGTTATTCCTTAATACGGTTCTACTACTATT is drawn from Schistocerca gregaria isolate iqSchGreg1 chromosome 3, iqSchGreg1.2, whole genome shotgun sequence and contains these coding sequences:
- the LOC126354061 gene encoding tubulin beta-1 chain-like translates to MREIVHIQAGQCGNQIGAKFWEIISDEHGIDPTGAYHGDSDLQLERINVYYNEASGGKYVPRAILVDLEPGTMDSVRSGPFGQLFRPDNFVFGQSGAGNNWAKGHYTEGAELVDSVLDVVRKEAESCDCLQGFQLTHSLGGGTGSGMGTLLISKIREEYPDRIMNTYSVVPSPKVSDTVVEPYNATLSVHQLVENTDETYVIDNEALYDICFRTLKLATPTYGDLNHLVSLTMSGVTTCLRFPGQLNSDLRKLAVNLVPFPRLHFFMPGFAPLTSRGSQQYRALTVPELTQQMFDAKNMMAACDPRHGRYLTVAAMFRGRMSMKEVDEQMLNIQNKNSSYFVEWIPNNVKTAVCDIPPRGLKMAATFVGNSTAIQELFKRISEQFTAMFRRKAFLHWYTGEGMDEMEFTEAESNMNDLISEYQQYQEATADEDAEFDEEQEGEVEEN